From Choloepus didactylus isolate mChoDid1 chromosome 25 unlocalized genomic scaffold, mChoDid1.pri SUPER_25_unloc1, whole genome shotgun sequence, a single genomic window includes:
- the LSM7 gene encoding U6 snRNA-associated Sm-like protein LSm7 translates to MADKEKKKKESILDLSKYIDKTIRVKFQGGREASGILKGFDPLLNLVLDGTIEYMRDPDDQYKLTEDTRQLGLVVCRGTSVVLICPQDGMEAIPNPFIQQQDG, encoded by the exons ATGGCG gacaaagagaagaagaagaaggagagcaTCTTGGACCTGTCCAAGTACATCGACAAGACGATCCGCGTGAAGTTTCAGGGAGGCCGCGAAG CCAGTGGAATCCTGAAAGGGTTCGACCCCCTCCTCAACCTCGTGCTGGACGGCACCATCGAGTACATGCGAG ACCCGGATGACCAGTACAAGCTCACAGAGGACACCCGCCAGCTGGGCCTGGTGGTCTGCAGGGGCACGTCCGTGGTGCTCATCTGCCCGCAGGACGGCATGGAAGCCATCCCCAACCCCTTCATCCAGCAGCAGGATGGCTAG